A single Streptococcus thermophilus DNA region contains:
- the coaE gene encoding dephospho-CoA kinase (Dephospho-CoA kinase (CoaE) performs the final step in coenzyme A biosynthesis.), protein MIIGLTGGIASGKSTVVEIIKDAGYKVIDADQLVHDMQVKGGRLYQALLDWLGDGILLPNGELNRPKLGQLIFSSEEMRYQSAEIQGKIIREELAAKRDCLAKEEDVFFMDIPLLFENDYQDWFDQIWLVAVSPQVQGQRLMKRNHLSAEEAGMRIASQMPLAEKLPYASLVIDNNGNIDDLKKKVKGAIKDLANLV, encoded by the coding sequence ATGATTATAGGATTAACAGGAGGCATTGCTTCAGGGAAATCAACCGTAGTTGAAATAATTAAAGATGCAGGTTATAAGGTCATTGATGCTGATCAACTGGTGCACGACATGCAGGTCAAAGGGGGAAGATTGTATCAAGCCTTGCTTGATTGGTTGGGAGATGGGATTCTTCTTCCTAATGGGGAATTGAACCGTCCTAAGTTAGGGCAACTGATTTTTTCAAGTGAAGAAATGCGATATCAATCTGCTGAAATTCAGGGAAAGATTATTCGAGAAGAACTGGCAGCAAAAAGAGACTGCTTGGCCAAAGAAGAGGACGTCTTTTTTATGGATATTCCTTTACTTTTTGAAAATGATTATCAGGATTGGTTCGATCAGATTTGGTTGGTGGCGGTGTCACCTCAAGTACAAGGACAACGCTTGATGAAACGGAATCACTTAAGTGCTGAGGAAGCAGGCATGCGTATTGCTAGTCAAATGCCTTTAGCCGAAAAACTGCCCTATGCTAGTTTAGTTATCGACAACAATGGGAACATCGATGATTTGAAGAAGAAGGTGAAGGGTGCCATAAAAGATTTAGCTAACCTCGTATAG
- a CDS encoding multidrug efflux MFS transporter, with protein MAWIGTFFTGASFSIVMPFMALYVEELGVKGAMVEWYAGLSVALSALASALVSPVWGHLADRYGRKPMMIRASMVMTFTMGGLAFVPNVFWMLFLRILNGLFAGYVPNAIALIASQAPQQRSGYALGTLSTGLTAGVLIGPLLGGAISEAFGMRGTFLLVGVILFICCLLTIFGLREDFQLIEKGEIMSFSQVFAKIPSKSLLIGLFVTSMIIQISAQSIAPILALYIRYLGQSDNILFYSGLIVSAMGFSSLLSTPYLGRLGDRIGNHRLLLMGLFYSFLLYFLCGFAGSALQLGLLRFAYGFGVGALTPSVNSLLTKMTPKEGISRIFSLNQSFSYIGQVLGPFVGSAVATGLGYRWVFFVTAAIVFGNFVCSLIIFRKSLGVKNIGES; from the coding sequence ATTGCTTGGATAGGAACTTTTTTTACTGGGGCTAGTTTTTCTATTGTCATGCCCTTCATGGCTCTCTATGTAGAAGAACTAGGGGTTAAAGGTGCTATGGTAGAATGGTATGCTGGTTTATCTGTTGCCCTATCTGCTTTAGCTTCAGCCTTGGTTTCACCAGTTTGGGGACACTTGGCGGACCGTTATGGTCGAAAGCCCATGATGATTAGAGCCAGTATGGTCATGACCTTTACAATGGGAGGCTTAGCCTTTGTGCCTAATGTCTTCTGGATGCTTTTTTTGAGAATCTTGAATGGATTGTTTGCAGGTTATGTGCCAAATGCAATAGCTTTGATTGCCAGTCAGGCTCCTCAGCAACGTTCTGGCTATGCCTTGGGCACATTATCAACTGGTCTCACAGCTGGTGTTTTGATTGGCCCTTTGCTAGGTGGTGCCATATCTGAGGCCTTTGGTATGCGAGGGACCTTTCTATTAGTTGGGGTGATTTTGTTTATCTGTTGTCTCTTGACTATCTTTGGTTTGCGAGAGGACTTCCAATTGATTGAAAAGGGAGAGATAATGAGTTTTTCGCAAGTATTTGCTAAAATTCCTAGCAAATCGCTTTTAATTGGCCTCTTTGTGACTAGTATGATTATCCAGATTTCTGCCCAATCAATTGCTCCAATCTTGGCGCTTTATATTCGTTATTTGGGTCAAAGTGATAATATCCTTTTTTACTCAGGGCTAATTGTGTCCGCTATGGGCTTTTCAAGTCTTTTAAGCACTCCTTATTTAGGACGACTTGGTGATCGCATTGGGAATCATCGTTTGCTCTTAATGGGCTTATTCTATAGTTTCCTCTTGTATTTCCTTTGTGGTTTTGCAGGTTCAGCCTTGCAACTTGGCCTTTTACGCTTTGCCTATGGTTTTGGTGTAGGTGCCTTGACGCCTAGTGTCAATTCCTTATTGACCAAGATGACCCCAAAAGAAGGAATTTCAAGAATCTTTAGCCTTAATCAAAGTTTTTCATACATTGGACAAGTTTTAGGACCCTTTGTGGGTTCAGCTGTTGCAACAGGATTAGGCTATCGTTGGGTTTTCTTTGTGACAGCAGCCATCGTCTTTGGAAATTTTGTTTGTTCCTTAATCATCTTTAGAAAATCGCTAGGAGTTAAGAATATAGGTGAGAGTTAA
- the rpmG gene encoding 50S ribosomal protein L33 — MRVKINLKCSECGSLNYLTSKNKQNHPEKIQVPKFCPKDRKVTLHVEF; from the coding sequence GTGAGAGTTAAAATCAATTTAAAGTGTAGTGAATGTGGGAGCCTCAACTATCTCACAAGTAAAAATAAACAGAATCATCCTGAGAAAATTCAGGTACCTAAATTCTGCCCCAAGGATAGAAAAGTAACCTTACATGTTGAATTTTAA
- the secG gene encoding preprotein translocase subunit SecG has protein sequence MYNLLLTLLLVMSAIIVIAVFMQPQKNPSSNVFDGGGSEALFERSKPRGFEAFMQRFTGIMVFLWIVDAIVLSILSSK, from the coding sequence ATGTACAACTTATTATTAACGCTGCTCTTGGTTATGTCAGCTATTATTGTGATTGCGGTATTCATGCAGCCACAAAAAAATCCAAGTAGCAATGTCTTTGATGGTGGTGGGTCAGAAGCACTATTTGAACGTAGTAAACCACGTGGTTTTGAAGCCTTTATGCAACGCTTTACAGGAATCATGGTTTTTCTATGGATTGTAGATGCAATCGTCCTTTCCATTCTCTCAAGTAAGTAA
- the rnr gene encoding ribonuclease R, with amino-acid sequence MKESIINYLKEHGKSSVNDIAHALNHAGGEKFPQLIKVISAMERKRQLRFNRDGSVSLRPKKEHPNQVAVEGVFHANKNGFGFLHVDDSEIDMFIGRNDVGHAIDGDTVAAVIKKPADRLRGTAAEARVVEIVERSLKTVVGKFILNDEKEPYVGYIKSKNQKIQQPIYIKKGPVALEGTEIIKVDIEKYPNRHHDYFVGSVRDIIGHQGDAGIDVLEVLESMDIVSEFPEDVMAEAEAVPDVPSQEDLIGRVDLRQEVTFTIDGADAKDLDDAVHIKRLPNGNYELGVHIADVSYYVTEGSALNREAAARGTSVYVTDRVVPMLPERLSNGICSLNPNVDRLTLSAIMEITPKGKVINHKICQSVIKTTFRMTYSDVNEMLAGNPEKIEQFKPIMDSVSAMAELHKILEDMRERRGALNFDTSEARILVNDKGMPVDIVVRERGTAERMIESFMLAANECVAEHFAKAKLPFIYRIHEEPKAEKLQRFMDYASIFGIQIKGTANKMDQLDLQDFMARVQGKPGAEVMNMMLLRSMQQARYSEHNHGHYGLAAQYYTHFTSPIRRYPDLLVHRMIREYTNNMSQETREHFEEVIPELATSSSTLERRAIDAERVVEAMKKAEYMEEFVGQEFDGIVGSVVKFGMFVELPNTVEGLVHITTLPEFYNYNERTMTLQGEKSGKTFRVGQPIRVKLIRADKETGDIDFQYLPSEYDITEKVDHKARQEREEKAKSFRNRGPRRDRQNGDFESRGKHVNKRSGQDSSGYKGSYDEKRKSSKKPDKRKNQNRPHNDNKGRESGRRKKKENKPFYKDVAKKQK; translated from the coding sequence ATGAAAGAATCTATTATAAATTATTTGAAAGAGCATGGGAAATCCAGTGTAAATGACATTGCCCACGCTCTTAATCACGCTGGCGGTGAAAAGTTCCCACAGCTTATCAAAGTCATATCAGCTATGGAAAGGAAGAGACAGTTGCGCTTTAATCGAGACGGCTCTGTATCCTTACGTCCTAAGAAAGAACATCCCAATCAGGTTGCTGTAGAGGGTGTTTTTCATGCCAATAAGAATGGTTTTGGTTTCTTACATGTCGATGACAGTGAGATTGACATGTTTATTGGCCGTAATGACGTTGGCCATGCCATTGATGGTGACACTGTTGCCGCAGTTATTAAGAAGCCAGCAGATCGTTTGCGTGGGACAGCGGCTGAAGCGAGAGTTGTTGAAATTGTCGAACGCTCTCTTAAAACGGTTGTCGGGAAATTTATCCTCAATGACGAGAAAGAACCTTATGTAGGTTACATTAAGTCTAAGAATCAAAAAATTCAGCAACCAATCTATATCAAGAAAGGACCAGTTGCTCTTGAGGGGACTGAGATTATTAAGGTTGATATTGAAAAATACCCTAACCGCCATCACGATTATTTTGTAGGAAGTGTTCGAGATATTATTGGTCATCAAGGAGATGCTGGTATTGATGTCTTGGAAGTTTTGGAATCAATGGATATTGTTTCGGAGTTTCCAGAAGATGTTATGGCTGAAGCAGAGGCTGTGCCGGATGTACCTAGTCAAGAAGATCTAATTGGTCGTGTTGACCTTCGTCAAGAAGTGACCTTCACCATTGATGGAGCTGATGCCAAGGACTTGGATGATGCAGTTCATATTAAACGTTTACCAAATGGTAACTATGAGCTAGGTGTCCACATTGCAGATGTGTCTTATTATGTCACAGAGGGTTCTGCCCTCAACCGTGAGGCTGCAGCGCGTGGGACTTCTGTTTATGTGACAGACCGCGTGGTTCCAATGTTGCCTGAGCGTCTTTCAAATGGTATTTGTTCTCTAAATCCCAATGTTGACCGCTTGACTCTGTCAGCTATTATGGAGATTACTCCAAAAGGCAAGGTGATTAATCATAAGATTTGCCAATCTGTAATTAAGACAACCTTCCGTATGACCTATAGTGATGTCAATGAAATGTTGGCTGGAAATCCAGAAAAGATTGAACAGTTTAAGCCTATCATGGATTCTGTGTCAGCTATGGCAGAACTTCATAAGATTTTAGAAGATATGCGCGAACGTCGTGGCGCCCTTAACTTTGATACATCTGAAGCTCGTATCTTGGTTAATGATAAGGGAATGCCAGTTGATATCGTGGTGCGTGAACGTGGGACGGCTGAGCGAATGATTGAGTCCTTTATGTTGGCTGCCAATGAATGTGTGGCAGAGCATTTCGCTAAGGCTAAGTTGCCATTTATTTACCGTATTCACGAAGAGCCTAAAGCGGAAAAATTGCAACGCTTTATGGATTATGCTTCTATCTTTGGTATTCAAATCAAAGGAACAGCTAATAAGATGGATCAGCTAGACTTACAAGATTTCATGGCACGAGTTCAAGGCAAACCTGGAGCAGAAGTCATGAATATGATGTTGCTTCGTTCAATGCAACAAGCTCGTTATTCAGAACACAATCATGGGCACTATGGACTTGCGGCTCAGTATTATACTCACTTCACCAGTCCGATCCGTCGTTACCCAGACCTTTTGGTTCACCGAATGATTCGTGAGTACACCAACAATATGTCTCAAGAAACGCGTGAACACTTTGAAGAGGTTATTCCAGAGTTAGCTACTTCATCTTCAACCCTTGAGCGTCGTGCTATTGACGCTGAACGTGTCGTTGAAGCCATGAAAAAAGCAGAGTACATGGAAGAGTTTGTTGGTCAAGAATTCGATGGTATTGTCGGAAGTGTGGTTAAATTCGGTATGTTTGTGGAATTGCCAAATACCGTTGAAGGTTTGGTTCATATCACAACACTTCCAGAATTCTACAATTACAATGAACGCACCATGACCCTTCAGGGTGAAAAATCTGGTAAGACTTTCCGTGTTGGCCAACCTATTCGAGTTAAGTTAATTCGTGCAGATAAGGAGACTGGAGACATTGATTTCCAATACCTTCCAAGTGAGTACGATATCACTGAAAAAGTAGATCACAAGGCTCGTCAGGAACGTGAAGAGAAGGCTAAGTCCTTCCGTAATAGAGGACCACGCCGCGATCGTCAAAATGGTGATTTCGAAAGTCGTGGTAAACATGTAAATAAGCGTAGCGGTCAAGATAGTAGTGGTTACAAAGGCTCTTATGATGAAAAGCGTAAGTCATCTAAGAAACCAGACAAGCGTAAGAATCAAAACCGTCCTCATAATGATAATAAGGGACGTGAGAGTGGTCGTCGTAAGAAAAAAGAAAACAAACCTTTCTACAAGGACGTTGCTAAAAAACAAAAATAG